A region from the Acipenser ruthenus chromosome 13, fAciRut3.2 maternal haplotype, whole genome shotgun sequence genome encodes:
- the LOC117418058 gene encoding putative sodium-coupled neutral amino acid transporter 10 isoform X2, translating to MALTGLRKTVNFMNSIVGVSVLTLPYCFKQCGLVLGTLLLIFWSWLTYESSMMVVNTALKTSKKTYCGLAQLSFGKIGKLTSEICILGFMMGVCTAFHVVMGDLAVHLLQGLIGEEVTQNQRVLLIFAIGWLVVLPLSLTLTSDSILLSTTAVVGFTCFMVVTLFHCCHRLLSSGQEVQVRFWISDGLLECLPIYGTAFSCHPQLLPVVCVKGLDVSEQHTTHAIKHAFAATLVFYTLVGSCGYVCFMDAVKGNILSNLPSSAMMEGVHVVLLISVVMSIPSIIQPCRQAIGTLLFEQQVNGTFSVKGDMSLCQHIATTSILLFLTMTAGILVQDVETVLGVVGTTTGAIICYIFPSLMQSKLRKGTVSGKQQPSQPCGLKTQ from the exons ATGGCACTGACAGGGCTCCGGAAGACCGTGAACTTCATGAACAGCATTGTTGGAGTCTCTGTGCTCACTCTTCCTTACTGCTTCAAACAG tGTGGTCTAGTTCTGGGGACCCTGctgttaatcttttggtcatggCTCACATATGAATCGAGTATGATGGTAGTGAACACTGCACTGAAAACCAGTAAGAAAACATACTGCGGACTGG CTCAGCTGTCCTTTGGCAAAATTGGGAAATTAACATCTGAAATATG TATCCTTGGATTCATGATGGGGGTCTGCACTGCTTTCCATGTGGTGATGGGAGATCTGGCAGTTCACCTTTTACAAGGGTTAATCGGTGAGGAG GTCACCCAGAACCAGCGTGTGCTTCTTATTTTTGCCATCGGCTGGCTTGTTGTTCTTCCTCTCAGCCTGACACTAACCAGCGACTCAATCCTCTTGTCAACCACAGCAGTAGTCGGCTTTACTTGCTTCATGGTTGTG ACTTTATTTCACTGCTGTCACAGACTGCTCTCCAGTGGTCAGGAGGTGCAGGTGAGATTCTGGATTTCGGATGGTTTGCTGGAGTGTCTGCCTATCTATGGAACTGCCTTCAGCTGCCACCC ACAGCTGTTGCCAGTGGTTTGTGTGAAAGGCCTTGACGTTTCAGAGCAGCACACAACGCATGCCATTAAGCATGCATTTGCTGCAACCTTAGTGTTTTACACATTG GTTGGATCATGTGGCTACGTGTGCTTTATGGATGCTGTGAAAGGTAACATTCTCTCTAACCTGCCCTCCAGTGCCATGATGGAGGGGGTGCATGtggtgctcttgatctccgtggtGATGAGCATTCCTTCGATAATCCAGCCCTGTCGTCAGGCCATCGGCACACTGCTCTTCGAGCAGCAG GTAAACGGCACTTTCTCAGTTAAAGGAGACATGTCTCTCTGCCAGCACATTGCAACCACATCCATTCTGCTTTTCCTCACAATGACTGCGGGGATCCTGGTACAGGATG TGGAGACCGTGCTAGGAGTTGTGGGCACCACCACTGGAGCGATTATCTGCTACATATTCCCATCTCTAATGCAGTCCAAACTGAGAAAAGGAACTGTCAGTGGAAAG CAACAACCCAGCCAACCCTGTGGACTGAAAACACAGTGA
- the LOC117417824 gene encoding equilibrative nucleoside transporter 4-like isoform X3 produces the protein MGSVGAERRKGGTPALTPDENVVMSFSFESYQLEEEDSIAKDIPDKGVLTFTEPAFEGPEPEDRYHGIYFAMLLAGVGFLLPYNSFITDVDYLHHKFEGTSIVFDMSLTYILVALVAVILNNALVEMLSLHTRITVGYLFALGPLLFVSFFDVWLEKFTLKQAYAVNLVAVGVVAFGCTVQQSSFYGYTGMLPKRYTQGVMTGESTAGVIISLSRIFTKLLISDEKINTMTFFCISIAMELLCFILHLLVRRTHFVDYYTSRSKQGIAEVRGHTDPGTGYRVHHDVITEEENGPVGISSTDVGKEADLSGSGSYVRFDVPKPKIKRSWPSFRDMVLHRYIVARVIWAYMLSIGVTYFITLCLFPGLESEIRNYSLGEWLPILIMAIFNMSDFVGKILAALPYDWNGTRLFLCSCVRLVFIPLFIMCVYPNGKPALSHPAWPCIFSLLMGISNGYFGSVPMILAAGKVSPEQRELAGNTMAVSYMTGLMLGSAVAYVAYSLTSTANGSCFHTETINGSFTSGY, from the exons ATGGGCTCTGTGGGAGCTGAGAGACGGAAGGGAGGCACGCCTGCCTTGACTCCAGATGAGAACGTGGTGATGAGTTTCAGCTTCGAGAGCTACCAGCTGGAGGAGGAGGACAGCATTGCCAAAGACATCCCTGACAAGGGGGTCCTCACCTTCACTGAACCCG CTTTTGAAGGCCCAGAGCCAGAAGACCGGTACCATGGGATCTACTTTGCAATGCTTCTCGCCGGAGTGGGGTTCCTGCTGCCATATAATAGCTTTATTACTGACGTAGACTACTTGCATCATAAATTCGAAG GAACTTCTATCGTATTTGATATGAGTCTCACTTATATCCTGGTGGCCCTGGTGGCTGTGATACTGAACAATGCCTTGGTGGAGATGCTAAGCCTGCACACCAGAATAACTGTAG GTTATCTCTTTGCCCTCGGACCCCTCCTGTTCGTGAGTTTCTTTGACGTTTGGTTGGAGAAGTTCACGCTGAAGCAGGCCTACGCAGTTAACTTGGTGGCGGTGGGGGTGGTGGCCTTTGGATGCACAG TTCAGCAGTCCAGTTTCTATGGCTACACAGGGATGCTGCCCAAGCGCTACACTCAAGGGGTGATGACTGGTGAGA GCACTGCAGGAGTGATTATATCCCTAAGCCGCATCTTCACTAAGCTGCTGATCTCCGATGAGAAGATAAACACCATGACCTTCTTCTGCATCTCAATCGCTATGGAGCTCTTGTGCTTCATACTCCACCTGCTGGTGAGGAGGACCCATTTTGTGGACTACTACACCAGTCGTTCTAAACAAGGGATCGCAGAGGTCAGGGGTCACACAGACCCAGGGACAGGCTACCGAGTCCACCATGACGTCATTACAGAGGAA GAGAACGGTCCGGTAGGAATCTCTTCCACCGATGTCGGAAAGGAGGCGGATCTGTCCGGCAGCGGCTCGTACGTGAGATTCGATGTTCCCAAGCCGAAAATAAAGAGGAGCTGGCCTAGTTTCAGGG ACATGGTCCTGCACCGTTACATTGTGGCGCGTGTTATTTGGGCCTACATGCTCTCCATAGGTGTGACCTACTTCATCACACTCTGCCTGTTTCCTGGCCTTGAATCAGAGATCCGGAACTACTCTCTGGGGGAGTGGCTGCCCATCCTGATCATGGCTATTTTCAACATGTCGGACTTCGTCGGCAAG ATCCTGGCAGCTTTGCCCTACGACTGGAACGGGACCCGCCTGTTCCTGTGCTCCTGTGTGCGATTGGTCTTCATCCCCCTCTTCATCATGTGTGTGTACCCCAACGGGAAGCCAGCCCTCAGCCACCCGGCCTGGCCCTGCATCTTCTCCCTCCTCATGGGCATCAGCAACGGATATTTTGGGAGTGTGCCTATGATACTGGCTGCTGGGAAGGTCAGCCCAGAGCAGCGAGAGCTGGCAG GCAACACCATGGCGGTTTCCTACATGACTGGCCTGATGCTGGGATCTGCCGTTGCCTATGTTGCCTACAGCCTCACCAGCACCGCGAATGGCAGCTGCTTCCACACTGAAACCATCAATGGCTCTTTCACCTCGGGATACTGA
- the LOC117417824 gene encoding equilibrative nucleoside transporter 4-like isoform X4 translates to MGSVGAERRKGGTPALTPDENVVMSFSFESYQLEEEDSIAKDIPDKGVLTFTEPAFEGPEPEDRYHGIYFAMLLAGVGFLLPYNSFITDVDYLHHKFEGTSIVFDMSLTYILVALVAVILNNALVEMLSLHTRITVGYLFALGPLLFVSFFDVWLEKFTLKQAYAVNLVAVGVVAFGCTVQQSSFYGYTGMLPKRYTQGVMTGESTAGVIISLSRIFTKLLISDEKINTMTFFCISIAMELLCFILHLLVRRTHFVDYYTSRSKQGIAEVRGHTDPGTGYRVHHDVITEENGPVGISSTDVGKEADLSGSGSYVRFDVPKPKIKRSWPSFRDMVLHRYIVARVIWAYMLSIGVTYFITLCLFPGLESEIRNYSLGEWLPILIMAIFNMSDFVGKILAALPYDWNGTRLFLCSCVRLVFIPLFIMCVYPNGKPALSHPAWPCIFSLLMGISNGYFGSVPMILAAGKVSPEQRELAGNTMAVSYMTGLMLGSAVAYVAYSLTSTANGSCFHTETINGSFTSGY, encoded by the exons ATGGGCTCTGTGGGAGCTGAGAGACGGAAGGGAGGCACGCCTGCCTTGACTCCAGATGAGAACGTGGTGATGAGTTTCAGCTTCGAGAGCTACCAGCTGGAGGAGGAGGACAGCATTGCCAAAGACATCCCTGACAAGGGGGTCCTCACCTTCACTGAACCCG CTTTTGAAGGCCCAGAGCCAGAAGACCGGTACCATGGGATCTACTTTGCAATGCTTCTCGCCGGAGTGGGGTTCCTGCTGCCATATAATAGCTTTATTACTGACGTAGACTACTTGCATCATAAATTCGAAG GAACTTCTATCGTATTTGATATGAGTCTCACTTATATCCTGGTGGCCCTGGTGGCTGTGATACTGAACAATGCCTTGGTGGAGATGCTAAGCCTGCACACCAGAATAACTGTAG GTTATCTCTTTGCCCTCGGACCCCTCCTGTTCGTGAGTTTCTTTGACGTTTGGTTGGAGAAGTTCACGCTGAAGCAGGCCTACGCAGTTAACTTGGTGGCGGTGGGGGTGGTGGCCTTTGGATGCACAG TTCAGCAGTCCAGTTTCTATGGCTACACAGGGATGCTGCCCAAGCGCTACACTCAAGGGGTGATGACTGGTGAGA GCACTGCAGGAGTGATTATATCCCTAAGCCGCATCTTCACTAAGCTGCTGATCTCCGATGAGAAGATAAACACCATGACCTTCTTCTGCATCTCAATCGCTATGGAGCTCTTGTGCTTCATACTCCACCTGCTGGTGAGGAGGACCCATTTTGTGGACTACTACACCAGTCGTTCTAAACAAGGGATCGCAGAGGTCAGGGGTCACACAGACCCAGGGACAGGCTACCGAGTCCACCATGACGTCATTACAGAGGAA AACGGTCCGGTAGGAATCTCTTCCACCGATGTCGGAAAGGAGGCGGATCTGTCCGGCAGCGGCTCGTACGTGAGATTCGATGTTCCCAAGCCGAAAATAAAGAGGAGCTGGCCTAGTTTCAGGG ACATGGTCCTGCACCGTTACATTGTGGCGCGTGTTATTTGGGCCTACATGCTCTCCATAGGTGTGACCTACTTCATCACACTCTGCCTGTTTCCTGGCCTTGAATCAGAGATCCGGAACTACTCTCTGGGGGAGTGGCTGCCCATCCTGATCATGGCTATTTTCAACATGTCGGACTTCGTCGGCAAG ATCCTGGCAGCTTTGCCCTACGACTGGAACGGGACCCGCCTGTTCCTGTGCTCCTGTGTGCGATTGGTCTTCATCCCCCTCTTCATCATGTGTGTGTACCCCAACGGGAAGCCAGCCCTCAGCCACCCGGCCTGGCCCTGCATCTTCTCCCTCCTCATGGGCATCAGCAACGGATATTTTGGGAGTGTGCCTATGATACTGGCTGCTGGGAAGGTCAGCCCAGAGCAGCGAGAGCTGGCAG GCAACACCATGGCGGTTTCCTACATGACTGGCCTGATGCTGGGATCTGCCGTTGCCTATGTTGCCTACAGCCTCACCAGCACCGCGAATGGCAGCTGCTTCCACACTGAAACCATCAATGGCTCTTTCACCTCGGGATACTGA
- the LOC117418058 gene encoding putative sodium-coupled neutral amino acid transporter 10 isoform X1: MALTGLRKTVNFMNSIVGVSVLTLPYCFKQCGLVLGTLLLIFWSWLTYESSMMVVNTALKTSKKTYCGLAQLSFGKIGKLTSEICILGFMMGVCTAFHVVMGDLAVHLLQGLIGEEVTQNQRVLLIFAIGWLVVLPLSLTLTSDSILLSTTAVVGFTCFMVVTLFHCCHRLLSSGQEVQVRFWISDGLLECLPIYGTAFSCHPQLLPVVCVKGLDVSEQHTTHAIKHAFAATLVFYTLVGSCGYVCFMDAVKGNILSNLPSSAMMEGVHVVLLISVVMSIPSIIQPCRQAIGTLLFEQQVNGTFSVKGDMSLCQHIATTSILLFLTMTAGILVQDVETVLGVVGTTTGAIICYIFPSLMQSKLRKGTVSGKIVLTVGISLLITPVYANIARVSKEGIKLEPMRKVLSLFELKATTQPTLWTENTVRILMNEQTPNTALNEEKGTEYSTSDAGLHDDTHQKRTPQRNQSEINASSENTLGPYPTPLRFLLKTPRNMSSFT, translated from the exons ATGGCACTGACAGGGCTCCGGAAGACCGTGAACTTCATGAACAGCATTGTTGGAGTCTCTGTGCTCACTCTTCCTTACTGCTTCAAACAG tGTGGTCTAGTTCTGGGGACCCTGctgttaatcttttggtcatggCTCACATATGAATCGAGTATGATGGTAGTGAACACTGCACTGAAAACCAGTAAGAAAACATACTGCGGACTGG CTCAGCTGTCCTTTGGCAAAATTGGGAAATTAACATCTGAAATATG TATCCTTGGATTCATGATGGGGGTCTGCACTGCTTTCCATGTGGTGATGGGAGATCTGGCAGTTCACCTTTTACAAGGGTTAATCGGTGAGGAG GTCACCCAGAACCAGCGTGTGCTTCTTATTTTTGCCATCGGCTGGCTTGTTGTTCTTCCTCTCAGCCTGACACTAACCAGCGACTCAATCCTCTTGTCAACCACAGCAGTAGTCGGCTTTACTTGCTTCATGGTTGTG ACTTTATTTCACTGCTGTCACAGACTGCTCTCCAGTGGTCAGGAGGTGCAGGTGAGATTCTGGATTTCGGATGGTTTGCTGGAGTGTCTGCCTATCTATGGAACTGCCTTCAGCTGCCACCC ACAGCTGTTGCCAGTGGTTTGTGTGAAAGGCCTTGACGTTTCAGAGCAGCACACAACGCATGCCATTAAGCATGCATTTGCTGCAACCTTAGTGTTTTACACATTG GTTGGATCATGTGGCTACGTGTGCTTTATGGATGCTGTGAAAGGTAACATTCTCTCTAACCTGCCCTCCAGTGCCATGATGGAGGGGGTGCATGtggtgctcttgatctccgtggtGATGAGCATTCCTTCGATAATCCAGCCCTGTCGTCAGGCCATCGGCACACTGCTCTTCGAGCAGCAG GTAAACGGCACTTTCTCAGTTAAAGGAGACATGTCTCTCTGCCAGCACATTGCAACCACATCCATTCTGCTTTTCCTCACAATGACTGCGGGGATCCTGGTACAGGATG TGGAGACCGTGCTAGGAGTTGTGGGCACCACCACTGGAGCGATTATCTGCTACATATTCCCATCTCTAATGCAGTCCAAACTGAGAAAAGGAACTGTCAGTGGAAAG ATTGTCCTAACAGTTGGAATTAGTTTACTTATTACTCCAGTCTATGCCAACATTGCTCGAGTTAGCAAGGAAGGAATCAAACTTGAGCCTATGCGAAAAGTTCTATCACTGTTTGAGCTAAAAG CAACAACCCAGCCAACCCTGTGGACTGAAAACACAGTGAGAATCCTAATGAACGAACAAACCCCCAATACTGCACTGAACGAAGAGAAAGGAACGGAGTACAGCACTTCAGACGCTGGTCTCCATGACGACACCCATCAGAAACGAACTCCGCAAAGGAACCAGAGCGAAATAAATGCAAGTTCTGAAAATACCTTAGGACCTTACCCAACCCCTCTGcgttttttattaaaaactccCAGAAACATGTCCAGCTTTACTTGA
- the LOC117417824 gene encoding equilibrative nucleoside transporter 4-like isoform X1, whose translation MGSVGAERRKGGTPALTPDENVVMSFSFESYQLEEEDSIAKDIPDKGVLTFTEPAFEGPEPEDRYHGIYFAMLLAGVGFLLPYNSFITDVDYLHHKFEGTSIVFDMSLTYILVALVAVILNNALVEMLSLHTRITVGYLFALGPLLFVSFFDVWLEKFTLKQAYAVNLVAVGVVAFGCTVQQSSFYGYTGMLPKRYTQGVMTGESTAGVIISLSRIFTKLLISDEKINTMTFFCISIAMELLCFILHLLVRRTHFVDYYTSRSKQGIAEVRGHTDPGTGYRVHHDVITEEVRFENGPVGISSTDVGKEADLSGSGSYVRFDVPKPKIKRSWPSFRDMVLHRYIVARVIWAYMLSIGVTYFITLCLFPGLESEIRNYSLGEWLPILIMAIFNMSDFVGKILAALPYDWNGTRLFLCSCVRLVFIPLFIMCVYPNGKPALSHPAWPCIFSLLMGISNGYFGSVPMILAAGKVSPEQRELAGNTMAVSYMTGLMLGSAVAYVAYSLTSTANGSCFHTETINGSFTSGY comes from the exons ATGGGCTCTGTGGGAGCTGAGAGACGGAAGGGAGGCACGCCTGCCTTGACTCCAGATGAGAACGTGGTGATGAGTTTCAGCTTCGAGAGCTACCAGCTGGAGGAGGAGGACAGCATTGCCAAAGACATCCCTGACAAGGGGGTCCTCACCTTCACTGAACCCG CTTTTGAAGGCCCAGAGCCAGAAGACCGGTACCATGGGATCTACTTTGCAATGCTTCTCGCCGGAGTGGGGTTCCTGCTGCCATATAATAGCTTTATTACTGACGTAGACTACTTGCATCATAAATTCGAAG GAACTTCTATCGTATTTGATATGAGTCTCACTTATATCCTGGTGGCCCTGGTGGCTGTGATACTGAACAATGCCTTGGTGGAGATGCTAAGCCTGCACACCAGAATAACTGTAG GTTATCTCTTTGCCCTCGGACCCCTCCTGTTCGTGAGTTTCTTTGACGTTTGGTTGGAGAAGTTCACGCTGAAGCAGGCCTACGCAGTTAACTTGGTGGCGGTGGGGGTGGTGGCCTTTGGATGCACAG TTCAGCAGTCCAGTTTCTATGGCTACACAGGGATGCTGCCCAAGCGCTACACTCAAGGGGTGATGACTGGTGAGA GCACTGCAGGAGTGATTATATCCCTAAGCCGCATCTTCACTAAGCTGCTGATCTCCGATGAGAAGATAAACACCATGACCTTCTTCTGCATCTCAATCGCTATGGAGCTCTTGTGCTTCATACTCCACCTGCTGGTGAGGAGGACCCATTTTGTGGACTACTACACCAGTCGTTCTAAACAAGGGATCGCAGAGGTCAGGGGTCACACAGACCCAGGGACAGGCTACCGAGTCCACCATGACGTCATTACAGAGGAAGTAAGATTt GAGAACGGTCCGGTAGGAATCTCTTCCACCGATGTCGGAAAGGAGGCGGATCTGTCCGGCAGCGGCTCGTACGTGAGATTCGATGTTCCCAAGCCGAAAATAAAGAGGAGCTGGCCTAGTTTCAGGG ACATGGTCCTGCACCGTTACATTGTGGCGCGTGTTATTTGGGCCTACATGCTCTCCATAGGTGTGACCTACTTCATCACACTCTGCCTGTTTCCTGGCCTTGAATCAGAGATCCGGAACTACTCTCTGGGGGAGTGGCTGCCCATCCTGATCATGGCTATTTTCAACATGTCGGACTTCGTCGGCAAG ATCCTGGCAGCTTTGCCCTACGACTGGAACGGGACCCGCCTGTTCCTGTGCTCCTGTGTGCGATTGGTCTTCATCCCCCTCTTCATCATGTGTGTGTACCCCAACGGGAAGCCAGCCCTCAGCCACCCGGCCTGGCCCTGCATCTTCTCCCTCCTCATGGGCATCAGCAACGGATATTTTGGGAGTGTGCCTATGATACTGGCTGCTGGGAAGGTCAGCCCAGAGCAGCGAGAGCTGGCAG GCAACACCATGGCGGTTTCCTACATGACTGGCCTGATGCTGGGATCTGCCGTTGCCTATGTTGCCTACAGCCTCACCAGCACCGCGAATGGCAGCTGCTTCCACACTGAAACCATCAATGGCTCTTTCACCTCGGGATACTGA
- the LOC117417824 gene encoding equilibrative nucleoside transporter 4-like isoform X2 — translation MGSVGAERRKGGTPALTPDENVVMSFSFESYQLEEEDSIAKDIPDKGVLTFTEPAFEGPEPEDRYHGIYFAMLLAGVGFLLPYNSFITDVDYLHHKFEGTSIVFDMSLTYILVALVAVILNNALVEMLSLHTRITVGYLFALGPLLFVSFFDVWLEKFTLKQAYAVNLVAVGVVAFGCTVQQSSFYGYTGMLPKRYTQGVMTGESTAGVIISLSRIFTKLLISDEKINTMTFFCISIAMELLCFILHLLVRRTHFVDYYTSRSKQGIAEVRGHTDPGTGYRVHHDVITEEVRFNGPVGISSTDVGKEADLSGSGSYVRFDVPKPKIKRSWPSFRDMVLHRYIVARVIWAYMLSIGVTYFITLCLFPGLESEIRNYSLGEWLPILIMAIFNMSDFVGKILAALPYDWNGTRLFLCSCVRLVFIPLFIMCVYPNGKPALSHPAWPCIFSLLMGISNGYFGSVPMILAAGKVSPEQRELAGNTMAVSYMTGLMLGSAVAYVAYSLTSTANGSCFHTETINGSFTSGY, via the exons ATGGGCTCTGTGGGAGCTGAGAGACGGAAGGGAGGCACGCCTGCCTTGACTCCAGATGAGAACGTGGTGATGAGTTTCAGCTTCGAGAGCTACCAGCTGGAGGAGGAGGACAGCATTGCCAAAGACATCCCTGACAAGGGGGTCCTCACCTTCACTGAACCCG CTTTTGAAGGCCCAGAGCCAGAAGACCGGTACCATGGGATCTACTTTGCAATGCTTCTCGCCGGAGTGGGGTTCCTGCTGCCATATAATAGCTTTATTACTGACGTAGACTACTTGCATCATAAATTCGAAG GAACTTCTATCGTATTTGATATGAGTCTCACTTATATCCTGGTGGCCCTGGTGGCTGTGATACTGAACAATGCCTTGGTGGAGATGCTAAGCCTGCACACCAGAATAACTGTAG GTTATCTCTTTGCCCTCGGACCCCTCCTGTTCGTGAGTTTCTTTGACGTTTGGTTGGAGAAGTTCACGCTGAAGCAGGCCTACGCAGTTAACTTGGTGGCGGTGGGGGTGGTGGCCTTTGGATGCACAG TTCAGCAGTCCAGTTTCTATGGCTACACAGGGATGCTGCCCAAGCGCTACACTCAAGGGGTGATGACTGGTGAGA GCACTGCAGGAGTGATTATATCCCTAAGCCGCATCTTCACTAAGCTGCTGATCTCCGATGAGAAGATAAACACCATGACCTTCTTCTGCATCTCAATCGCTATGGAGCTCTTGTGCTTCATACTCCACCTGCTGGTGAGGAGGACCCATTTTGTGGACTACTACACCAGTCGTTCTAAACAAGGGATCGCAGAGGTCAGGGGTCACACAGACCCAGGGACAGGCTACCGAGTCCACCATGACGTCATTACAGAGGAAGTAAGATTt AACGGTCCGGTAGGAATCTCTTCCACCGATGTCGGAAAGGAGGCGGATCTGTCCGGCAGCGGCTCGTACGTGAGATTCGATGTTCCCAAGCCGAAAATAAAGAGGAGCTGGCCTAGTTTCAGGG ACATGGTCCTGCACCGTTACATTGTGGCGCGTGTTATTTGGGCCTACATGCTCTCCATAGGTGTGACCTACTTCATCACACTCTGCCTGTTTCCTGGCCTTGAATCAGAGATCCGGAACTACTCTCTGGGGGAGTGGCTGCCCATCCTGATCATGGCTATTTTCAACATGTCGGACTTCGTCGGCAAG ATCCTGGCAGCTTTGCCCTACGACTGGAACGGGACCCGCCTGTTCCTGTGCTCCTGTGTGCGATTGGTCTTCATCCCCCTCTTCATCATGTGTGTGTACCCCAACGGGAAGCCAGCCCTCAGCCACCCGGCCTGGCCCTGCATCTTCTCCCTCCTCATGGGCATCAGCAACGGATATTTTGGGAGTGTGCCTATGATACTGGCTGCTGGGAAGGTCAGCCCAGAGCAGCGAGAGCTGGCAG GCAACACCATGGCGGTTTCCTACATGACTGGCCTGATGCTGGGATCTGCCGTTGCCTATGTTGCCTACAGCCTCACCAGCACCGCGAATGGCAGCTGCTTCCACACTGAAACCATCAATGGCTCTTTCACCTCGGGATACTGA